In Microbacterium galbinum, a single window of DNA contains:
- a CDS encoding dihydrodipicolinate synthase family protein gives MLTGLSAFPLTPIRDDRVDLAAYAGLIDRLAAAGVDSIGALGSTGSYAYLDRQERRAVAVASVEHSRGIPVVVGVGATRTSHVQALADDAQDAGASAVLLAPVSYQPLTDDDVFGLYADVTAGLSVPLVVYDNPGTTRFTFSLDLYARIAELPQVAAIKIPPVGGVDASRARVAEIRAVVPEHVRIGISGDGVAAAGLLGGCDTWFTAVGGTLPQSMLAIARPALAGEEVALTASARLQPLWDLFAVHGSARVTATIAEHLGLVAAPSLPRPLRGLDGVDRARVVAVVEELGLRD, from the coding sequence GTGCTCACCGGTCTCAGCGCTTTTCCGCTCACCCCGATCCGCGACGACCGGGTCGATCTCGCCGCCTACGCCGGACTGATCGACCGTCTCGCCGCGGCGGGGGTCGATTCGATCGGCGCGCTCGGCTCGACCGGTTCGTACGCCTATCTCGACCGGCAGGAGCGTCGGGCCGTGGCCGTCGCCAGCGTCGAACACTCCCGGGGGATCCCGGTGGTGGTCGGAGTGGGCGCGACGCGCACCTCGCACGTGCAGGCGCTCGCTGATGACGCGCAGGATGCCGGGGCGTCCGCCGTGCTCCTCGCCCCGGTGAGCTATCAGCCCCTCACCGACGATGACGTCTTCGGGCTGTACGCCGACGTGACCGCGGGCCTCTCGGTGCCGCTCGTCGTCTACGACAACCCCGGCACGACCCGGTTCACGTTCTCGCTCGACCTGTACGCGCGGATCGCGGAGCTCCCGCAGGTCGCGGCGATCAAGATCCCACCGGTCGGAGGGGTCGACGCGTCTCGGGCCCGTGTCGCGGAGATCCGCGCAGTCGTGCCGGAGCACGTGCGCATCGGCATCTCGGGCGACGGGGTCGCGGCGGCCGGCCTGCTCGGCGGGTGCGACACGTGGTTCACCGCGGTCGGGGGCACGCTGCCACAGTCGATGCTCGCGATCGCGCGCCCCGCGCTCGCCGGAGAAGAGGTGGCGCTGACGGCATCCGCCCGCCTGCAACCGCTCTGGGACCTCTTCGCCGTGCACGGAAGCGCGCGTGTCACCGCGACGATCGCCGAGCATCTCGGCCTGGTCGCCGCCCCCTCGCTGCCCCGGCCCCTGCGCGGACTCGACGGCGTGGATCGCGCGCGAGTGGTCGCCGTGGTGGAGGAGCTGGGGCTGCGCGACTGA
- a CDS encoding zinc-dependent alcohol dehydrogenase, with translation MKALTWQGTRNVTVEEVPDPVIQEPTDAVIRITSSAICGSDLHLYELLGPFIDRGDVLGHEPMGIVVEVGAGVTKLKVGDRVVIPFNISCGECFMCTHGFQSQCETTQVREYGSGAALFGYTKLYGQVPGGQAEYLRVPLADYNHIPIGADLPDERYLFLSDILPTAWQGVEYAEVPEGGTLAVMGLGPVGQFVARIGRHRGYRVLAVDPVPERRAMAERHGIDTFDLTDTIVEELRDLTEGRGADGVVDAVGLEAHGNAGVEFVQKAVGLLPDAAARQLLDKAGIDRLAAVYASIDAVRRGGTVSLSGVYAGDADIMPMKTLFDKQISLRMGQCNVKRWIDDIMPLVEDAADPLGVMDLTTHHAPLEDAPELYSMFQKKEDGCIKVVLHPSAA, from the coding sequence ATGAAGGCACTCACCTGGCAGGGCACCCGCAACGTGACGGTCGAGGAGGTGCCCGACCCCGTCATCCAGGAACCGACGGATGCCGTCATCCGCATCACGTCCTCGGCGATCTGCGGGTCCGACCTCCACCTGTACGAGCTGCTCGGACCGTTCATCGACCGCGGCGACGTGCTCGGCCACGAGCCGATGGGGATCGTCGTCGAGGTCGGCGCGGGCGTGACGAAGCTCAAGGTCGGCGACCGGGTGGTCATCCCGTTCAACATCTCCTGCGGCGAGTGCTTCATGTGCACGCACGGGTTCCAGTCGCAGTGCGAGACCACGCAGGTGCGCGAGTACGGCAGCGGGGCGGCACTCTTCGGCTACACCAAGCTCTACGGCCAGGTTCCGGGCGGACAGGCGGAGTACCTGCGGGTGCCCCTGGCCGATTACAACCACATCCCGATCGGCGCCGACCTCCCCGACGAGCGATACCTCTTCCTCAGCGACATACTCCCCACCGCATGGCAGGGCGTGGAGTACGCCGAGGTGCCCGAGGGCGGCACGCTCGCGGTGATGGGGCTCGGCCCCGTCGGTCAGTTCGTCGCTCGCATCGGTCGGCACCGCGGCTACCGGGTGCTCGCCGTCGATCCCGTTCCGGAACGCCGCGCGATGGCCGAGCGTCACGGCATCGACACCTTCGATCTCACCGACACGATCGTCGAAGAGCTGCGCGACCTCACCGAGGGCCGCGGCGCGGACGGAGTGGTGGATGCCGTCGGTCTCGAGGCGCACGGCAACGCCGGAGTGGAGTTCGTGCAGAAGGCGGTGGGGCTGCTCCCCGACGCCGCCGCGCGCCAGTTGCTCGACAAGGCAGGCATCGATCGCCTCGCCGCCGTGTACGCATCGATCGACGCGGTGCGTCGCGGGGGAACGGTCTCGCTCAGCGGTGTCTACGCGGGAGACGCCGACATCATGCCCATGAAGACGCTGTTCGACAAGCAGATCAGCCTGCGTATGGGGCAGTGCAACGTCAAGCGCTGGATCGACGACATCATGCCGCTGGTGGAGGACGCCGCCGATCCGCTCGGGGTGATGGACCTGACGACCCATCACGCTCCGCTCGAGGATGCGCCCGAGCTGTACAGCATGTTCCAGAAGAAGGAGGACGGCTGCATCAAGGTCGTACTGCACCCGTCAGCGGCCTGA
- a CDS encoding sigma-70 family RNA polymerase sigma factor produces the protein MAVRARQRTIDPAILREYAEDDRLSAAANAGDRAAAGMFLLRNQRMLLTTARRLATSGIDPDDLLADALVGLLSLWKSGTGPKEKAGAYVIRSMRNRMIDEFRSPRSRVLPLVDTEDNLPTVMQDTRHIELDTEYRRVRTALLLLPDDQQQVLRATIIDGRKPAELEDELGRPASSIYALSLRARKGLRRAMLRVILEEDDPPAECRHAATRLPPVVTEDVDDAADSTGMEHIRDCPRCRAAWGRFGTTATLLGVATVLLIGNIVLGPTSAEASEEPTSDAEPSAESPSVGSPSVGSSTPSVRGGAAASVWQVLGNIWPVLAIVTGLGILGVVVVPPVIEQIAAPAPIVSELVVTSDITGQGTATLAVSLTGREESSTVSLTLPEGLAVVASPTGWECRPTGAALVCTVEGQPDGLFVLSDDRAEQVGDYRLEVSAVIGDQTLTGSAWGQIGPDSQTVRASID, from the coding sequence ATGGCAGTACGGGCACGGCAGCGCACGATCGATCCGGCGATCCTGCGCGAATACGCGGAGGACGACCGGCTCAGCGCGGCCGCCAACGCGGGCGATCGCGCGGCCGCCGGCATGTTCCTGCTCCGCAACCAGCGGATGCTTCTCACCACCGCGCGCCGACTCGCCACCAGCGGTATCGACCCCGACGACCTGCTCGCCGATGCCCTCGTCGGCCTGCTCTCGCTCTGGAAGAGCGGCACCGGACCGAAGGAGAAGGCGGGGGCGTACGTGATCCGCTCCATGCGCAACCGCATGATCGACGAGTTCCGCTCGCCGCGCTCTCGCGTGCTGCCGCTCGTCGATACCGAAGACAACCTGCCGACGGTGATGCAGGACACGCGGCACATCGAGCTCGACACCGAGTACCGTCGCGTGCGCACAGCGCTGCTGCTGCTTCCCGACGATCAGCAGCAGGTGCTGCGCGCCACGATCATCGACGGACGCAAACCCGCCGAGCTGGAGGATGAGCTCGGGCGGCCGGCGTCGTCGATCTACGCCCTCAGTCTGCGCGCCCGCAAGGGACTGCGCCGCGCCATGCTCCGGGTGATCCTCGAAGAGGACGATCCGCCCGCCGAGTGTCGTCACGCGGCCACGAGACTCCCCCCGGTGGTCACCGAAGACGTCGACGACGCCGCGGACTCGACCGGCATGGAGCACATCCGCGACTGCCCCCGTTGCCGCGCCGCGTGGGGTCGATTCGGCACCACGGCCACGCTGCTCGGCGTCGCCACCGTGCTGCTGATCGGCAACATCGTGCTCGGCCCCACCAGCGCCGAGGCATCCGAGGAGCCCACGAGCGACGCGGAACCATCGGCCGAGTCGCCGTCAGTCGGATCACCGTCGGTCGGATCGAGCACGCCGAGCGTGAGGGGTGGGGCCGCGGCGTCCGTCTGGCAGGTACTGGGCAACATCTGGCCGGTGCTCGCGATCGTCACGGGTCTCGGCATCCTGGGCGTGGTCGTCGTGCCGCCCGTGATCGAGCAGATCGCCGCCCCGGCGCCGATCGTCTCCGAACTCGTCGTCACCTCCGACATCACCGGGCAGGGCACGGCGACTCTCGCCGTCTCGCTCACCGGGCGCGAGGAGTCGTCGACCGTCTCTCTCACCCTGCCCGAGGGACTCGCGGTGGTCGCGTCCCCGACCGGGTGGGAATGTCGGCCTACGGGTGCCGCGCTCGTCTGCACGGTCGAGGGGCAGCCGGACGGCTTGTTCGTGCTCAGCGACGACCGGGCCGAACAGGTCGGCGACTACCGCCTCGAGGTCTCGGCCGTCATCGGTGACCAGACCCTCACCGGCAGCGCCTGGGGCCAGATCGGTCCCGATTCGCAGACCGTCCGCGCGTCGATCGACTGA
- a CDS encoding RCC1 domain-containing protein has protein sequence MGEYTKDARSTRRRKTRGLGIATVLGAAAAVALSPLAASAAPTPDAGPTIGGATVSDTVIGVRFTDVSADLGPSYALGDDGNAYAWGLNSLGQLGDGTTTNRLTPVRVAAPAGVTFTEVAGGEGFAIALDPTGQAYSWGQGPYGQLGDGDTQSRTAPVAVQMPAGITFTDVDAGSYHSLAVGSDGLLYGWGYNGQGRIGDGTTTQRTAPVQLPTPAGVTFTTVDAGSTYSLALASDGSIYAWGQNYSGTLGDGTQNDRATPALVQTPAGVTFTQISAGNSHALALASTGEVYAWGSNLGGPIGTGDTSGDPVLTPAISAIPAGVTIAQISAGSSYSLALDSSGQLYSWGANDNGTLGTGTTTGRYVPGLAQLPAGVTFTSIDAGSQHALATGSDGKTYSWGVNSIGMLGDGTSQNRRAPGLVRTQVTVTGVTFDGIPGTDLVQSDGAWSVTTPAYCGPSDVAVSYTQFGVAASVVFDDGYVFGSAPTITESPTPSVVVAGQSATLTAAADGDDAPTVQWQQALTAGGPWEDIVGQTSTSITVNPTDTTYYRAVFTNCLGQAITEQATISLRASTGDPGTGDPGTENPGTENPGTDDPGTENPGTDEPGTENPAGGGSSAPGAGASSNGSASADATLALTGGGAPWAPIAIGGGLLLVGAAGLLLRGRRLV, from the coding sequence ATGGGGGAGTACACGAAAGACGCGCGCTCGACGCGCAGACGAAAGACTCGCGGACTGGGGATCGCCACGGTCCTCGGCGCCGCAGCGGCGGTGGCTCTGTCACCGCTGGCGGCCTCGGCCGCACCGACGCCCGACGCCGGCCCGACGATCGGGGGCGCGACCGTGAGCGACACCGTGATCGGTGTGCGGTTCACGGACGTCTCGGCCGACCTCGGACCGTCGTACGCGCTCGGCGACGACGGCAACGCCTACGCCTGGGGCCTCAACTCGCTGGGACAGCTCGGCGACGGCACCACCACGAACCGCCTTACCCCGGTTCGGGTGGCGGCGCCCGCCGGCGTGACCTTCACCGAGGTCGCGGGCGGTGAGGGCTTCGCGATCGCCCTCGACCCCACCGGTCAGGCCTACTCATGGGGACAGGGTCCCTACGGCCAGCTCGGTGACGGCGACACGCAGAGCCGCACCGCGCCGGTCGCGGTGCAGATGCCCGCGGGCATCACCTTCACCGATGTCGATGCGGGCTCGTACCACTCGCTCGCCGTCGGTTCCGACGGCCTTCTCTACGGCTGGGGCTACAACGGGCAGGGGCGCATCGGCGACGGCACCACCACCCAGCGGACCGCTCCGGTGCAGCTTCCCACCCCGGCGGGCGTGACCTTCACCACCGTCGACGCGGGGAGCACGTACTCGCTGGCCCTCGCGAGTGACGGATCGATCTACGCCTGGGGCCAGAACTACTCCGGCACACTCGGCGACGGCACGCAGAACGACCGGGCGACCCCTGCTCTCGTGCAGACACCCGCTGGCGTGACCTTTACGCAGATCTCGGCGGGCAACAGCCACGCGCTGGCACTCGCCTCCACCGGCGAGGTCTACGCCTGGGGATCGAACCTCGGCGGACCGATCGGCACCGGCGACACCTCGGGCGACCCCGTGCTCACCCCCGCGATCAGCGCGATCCCCGCGGGGGTGACGATCGCGCAGATCAGCGCGGGTTCGTCGTACTCCCTGGCTCTCGACAGCAGCGGTCAGCTCTATTCGTGGGGCGCCAACGACAACGGCACGCTCGGCACCGGCACCACGACCGGCCGTTACGTTCCGGGTCTCGCGCAGCTGCCCGCAGGAGTGACGTTCACCTCGATCGACGCCGGCTCGCAGCACGCGCTCGCCACCGGCTCCGACGGCAAGACGTACTCCTGGGGCGTCAACAGCATCGGCATGCTCGGCGACGGAACCAGCCAGAACCGCCGCGCCCCGGGGCTCGTGCGCACGCAGGTCACCGTCACCGGCGTGACCTTCGACGGCATCCCCGGCACCGACCTCGTGCAGAGCGACGGCGCCTGGAGCGTCACGACACCCGCGTACTGCGGACCGTCCGACGTGGCCGTCTCGTACACGCAGTTCGGCGTCGCGGCATCCGTGGTCTTCGATGACGGCTATGTCTTCGGCTCCGCCCCGACGATCACCGAGAGCCCCACGCCCTCGGTCGTGGTGGCCGGTCAGTCGGCGACGCTGACGGCCGCGGCCGACGGCGACGACGCACCGACTGTGCAGTGGCAGCAGGCGCTCACGGCGGGAGGCCCGTGGGAGGACATCGTGGGGCAGACCTCGACCTCGATCACGGTGAACCCCACCGACACGACGTACTACCGCGCCGTGTTCACCAACTGCCTGGGCCAGGCGATCACCGAGCAGGCGACCATCAGCCTGCGCGCCTCGACCGGCGACCCGGGAACAGGCGACCCGGGAACCGAGAACCCCGGAACGGAGAACCCCGGAACGGACGATCCCGGCACCGAGAATCCCGGCACCGATGAGCCCGGTACCGAGAACCCGGCGGGCGGCGGCAGCAGCGCGCCCGGCGCGGGTGCGAGCTCGAACGGCAGCGCCTCGGCGGACGCGACCCTCGCGCTCACCGGTGGCGGAGCGCCCTGGGCTCCGATCGCGATCGGCGGGGGACTGCTCCTCGTCGGTGCGGCCGGATTGCTCCTGCGCGGGAGGCGGTTGGTCTGA
- a CDS encoding DUF7507 domain-containing protein, which yields MSNERGPRGGVVARGGARRAWLAGVLSFILAVTGLLSVPAAAQAATGDYTLTLDAPESVGIGSNFNYTATLEFEGVDSANPATGVVLTTVLPEGTYFLSVPTGGASPVASYSYDPATRTLVLTLADTTQPLLAIVYTVGQDRYEQKHEGTTLTTTISGVGGPSGPVASESAITAVTGDNNYSASKTFEVITGGDNRTVTYRFNVRTSNPDAGNTFASWGQELTDTFPAGTEFVAASAAFNGGSWDTSAWPTAVWSRDGRYGPDGQVVDPSAQAIWLTVRYPETVPGWEEGQRPPMNTVQLETTDAAGVPHAGTPANTQGPAFAPGGGAAVVGSKSDEGPVSAGFLSHLTHTAGSYTGPSDAPNIDQLVLTDSGATGSPNASWFRHVDIQQILVTFSSGLAAADLPYTLEYQLDGSSTWNTYTGAIFGTGRTSAGLNVAVQVDGSGGWVNPGQDSLILPAGSGLSGWRLTIAPGAETVPVGSEAKVRMAFQPVFRDVETGVQPSDAAPGVSPGPQTNTVAVTGGGLAGEASSTITPIDSVYVTTNLGVPSSLSVGGPSGLVTAGIVNQNPSETYTDSQLRVVLPCGLFYDTSQAIVPVNAVYAGIPATPALGAGATLDATGRVLDADGCEQQVLVFSFDELPPMRAPQAANNRYTENAGWKYSIPVIALAQAYDPDNTSVRSYSYATVNDPRFLSVADGGTAPATVGMIGYGGFFGADDRDFDPARESVAVATARTSINTAGGLLISKLSSASASGPWALETEVGASSFWQIYVSDILPDPVTDTVVFDKLPSIADGDDFDTRLTGPITGAPDGASVEYSTDAASATTGTWSTEPVGATAFRISAGTLTSGANFTLVVPVENLGELSYGQRDTNVASISGVYRGTPVEFVSNEAAVTVLATPSFSLVKKTNGVEYDAAPGALVAAGSTVTWTYEVTNTGDAPLDDIAVSDAFTDGSGTTGTLTPTSEADGPLLPGETRTFEATGTAVSGQYQNTATATATAVDDEGAALPQQPAPQIDDSWYLAGESGLSIVKTTNGEEVTSAPGLWLTPGSDVEWAYTVTNTGQLPLIDVLVTDVDSEGTLVFEDVIDRLEPGESVTLTASGTAIVGQYRNTVTAEASDPAGEGTLVAADDSWYFGVESGLAVDKLVSAAENGPWTETVEVASGAATYWQLTVTNTGNSPLTDVVLNDPKLDQSITVGDLLPGEAAVVVLELERTTQNIENVVTAAGADPLGGAVTDSDDASATVIVQGLAITGGGLAVGFLVFALGLIAAGAFFVIRRRRTAE from the coding sequence ATGAGTAACGAGAGAGGACCGCGCGGGGGCGTGGTCGCACGAGGAGGCGCTCGGCGGGCGTGGCTGGCGGGGGTGCTGTCGTTCATCCTGGCCGTCACCGGTCTGCTGAGCGTTCCCGCTGCCGCCCAGGCGGCCACCGGCGATTACACCCTGACGCTCGACGCTCCGGAGAGCGTGGGCATCGGCAGCAACTTCAACTACACCGCGACGCTCGAGTTCGAGGGCGTCGACAGCGCGAACCCGGCGACGGGCGTGGTGCTCACGACCGTGCTGCCCGAGGGCACGTACTTCCTCTCGGTGCCGACGGGCGGCGCATCGCCGGTCGCGAGCTACAGCTACGATCCGGCGACCCGCACGCTCGTGCTGACGCTCGCCGACACGACGCAGCCGCTGCTCGCCATCGTCTACACGGTCGGCCAGGACCGGTACGAGCAGAAGCATGAGGGAACGACCCTCACCACGACGATCAGTGGTGTCGGAGGCCCCAGCGGCCCCGTCGCCTCGGAGTCGGCCATCACGGCGGTGACGGGAGATAACAACTACTCCGCCAGTAAGACATTCGAGGTGATCACCGGTGGCGACAACCGCACCGTGACGTATCGCTTCAATGTGCGCACCAGCAACCCCGACGCCGGCAACACGTTCGCCTCGTGGGGCCAGGAGCTCACCGACACGTTCCCCGCCGGTACGGAGTTCGTCGCGGCGTCCGCCGCCTTTAACGGCGGTTCGTGGGACACCTCTGCCTGGCCGACCGCCGTGTGGTCGCGTGACGGTCGATACGGCCCCGACGGGCAGGTCGTCGACCCGTCCGCCCAGGCGATCTGGCTGACCGTACGCTACCCCGAGACGGTTCCCGGGTGGGAAGAGGGCCAGCGCCCTCCGATGAACACCGTGCAGCTCGAGACGACGGATGCCGCGGGCGTGCCGCACGCGGGAACGCCCGCGAACACGCAGGGTCCGGCCTTCGCTCCCGGTGGCGGCGCGGCCGTCGTCGGCTCGAAGAGCGACGAGGGGCCGGTATCGGCCGGATTCCTGAGCCACCTCACCCACACGGCCGGGTCGTACACCGGGCCGTCGGATGCTCCGAACATCGACCAGCTCGTACTCACCGACTCGGGAGCGACCGGTTCGCCGAACGCCTCGTGGTTCCGTCATGTCGACATCCAGCAGATCCTCGTCACCTTCTCGAGCGGCCTCGCCGCCGCCGACCTGCCGTACACCCTGGAGTACCAGCTCGACGGGTCGAGCACCTGGAACACCTATACGGGAGCGATCTTCGGTACCGGCCGCACGAGCGCGGGCCTGAACGTCGCCGTGCAGGTCGACGGATCTGGCGGATGGGTCAACCCCGGTCAGGACTCGCTCATCCTCCCGGCCGGTTCCGGTCTCTCGGGCTGGCGCCTGACCATCGCCCCGGGAGCCGAGACGGTTCCCGTCGGTTCCGAGGCGAAGGTGCGCATGGCGTTCCAGCCCGTCTTCCGCGATGTCGAAACCGGCGTGCAGCCGTCGGATGCCGCGCCCGGCGTCTCGCCCGGCCCGCAGACCAACACGGTCGCGGTCACCGGTGGCGGACTCGCCGGTGAGGCATCCAGCACGATCACCCCGATCGACTCGGTCTACGTGACGACCAATCTCGGAGTGCCCTCGTCGCTGTCGGTCGGCGGACCGAGCGGGCTCGTCACGGCGGGCATCGTCAACCAGAACCCGTCCGAGACGTACACCGACTCGCAGCTGCGCGTCGTTCTGCCCTGCGGTCTCTTCTACGACACCTCGCAGGCCATCGTGCCGGTGAACGCCGTATACGCGGGCATCCCTGCCACTCCGGCACTGGGTGCGGGCGCGACGCTCGACGCCACCGGGCGCGTGCTCGACGCCGACGGCTGCGAGCAGCAGGTGCTGGTGTTCTCGTTCGACGAGCTGCCGCCGATGCGGGCGCCGCAGGCCGCGAACAACCGTTACACCGAGAACGCCGGATGGAAGTACAGCATCCCGGTGATCGCGCTGGCGCAGGCGTACGACCCCGACAACACCTCGGTGCGTTCGTACTCCTACGCGACGGTCAACGATCCGCGCTTCCTGTCGGTGGCCGATGGCGGTACCGCGCCGGCCACCGTGGGCATGATCGGCTACGGCGGATTCTTCGGTGCGGACGATCGCGACTTCGACCCGGCGCGCGAGTCGGTCGCCGTCGCCACGGCTCGCACCTCGATCAACACGGCCGGTGGTCTGCTGATCTCGAAGCTCTCCAGCGCCTCGGCGAGCGGCCCGTGGGCACTCGAGACCGAGGTCGGAGCATCGTCGTTCTGGCAGATCTACGTGAGCGACATCCTGCCCGACCCGGTCACCGACACCGTGGTGTTCGACAAGCTGCCGAGCATCGCGGACGGCGATGACTTCGATACGCGTCTCACCGGACCCATCACCGGCGCCCCGGACGGCGCGTCGGTCGAGTACTCGACCGACGCGGCCAGCGCCACCACCGGAACGTGGAGCACGGAGCCTGTCGGGGCCACCGCTTTCCGCATCTCGGCGGGAACGCTGACCAGCGGGGCGAACTTCACGCTGGTCGTGCCGGTGGAGAACCTGGGCGAGCTGAGCTACGGCCAGCGCGACACCAACGTGGCGTCGATCTCGGGCGTCTACCGCGGCACTCCGGTCGAGTTCGTCTCGAACGAGGCGGCTGTGACCGTTCTCGCGACGCCGAGCTTCTCGCTCGTGAAGAAGACGAACGGGGTCGAGTACGACGCCGCACCGGGTGCCCTCGTGGCGGCCGGGTCGACCGTGACGTGGACCTACGAGGTCACGAACACGGGCGACGCGCCTCTCGACGACATCGCGGTGTCGGATGCCTTCACCGATGGCTCCGGAACGACGGGTACGTTGACCCCGACGAGCGAGGCCGACGGTCCGCTCCTGCCGGGTGAGACGCGCACCTTCGAAGCGACGGGGACCGCGGTCTCCGGTCAGTACCAGAACACCGCCACGGCCACCGCGACCGCGGTCGACGACGAGGGTGCGGCTCTGCCGCAGCAGCCCGCGCCGCAGATCGACGACTCCTGGTACCTGGCGGGCGAGTCGGGCCTGTCGATCGTCAAGACGACGAACGGCGAAGAGGTCACCTCGGCTCCGGGTCTCTGGCTCACGCCGGGCAGTGACGTCGAGTGGGCGTACACGGTCACGAACACCGGGCAGCTTCCGCTGATCGACGTGCTCGTCACCGACGTCGACTCCGAGGGCACGCTCGTGTTCGAAGACGTCATCGATCGCCTCGAGCCGGGCGAGAGCGTCACGCTCACGGCCTCGGGAACCGCGATCGTCGGCCAATACCGCAACACGGTGACGGCCGAGGCATCCGATCCCGCCGGCGAGGGAACGCTCGTCGCCGCCGATGACTCGTGGTACTTCGGCGTCGAGTCCGGTCTCGCGGTCGACAAGCTCGTTTCGGCTGCCGAGAACGGGCCCTGGACCGAGACCGTCGAGGTCGCGTCGGGGGCTGCGACGTACTGGCAGCTCACGGTCACCAACACGGGAAACTCGCCCCTGACCGACGTGGTTCTCAACGACCCGAAGCTCGACCAGTCGATCACCGTCGGTGATCTGCTGCCGGGTGAGGCGGCTGTTGTGGTGCTCGAGCTGGAGCGCACGACGCAGAACATCGAGAACGTCGTCACCGCGGCCGGTGCCGATCCGCTCGGCGGCGCGGTGACCGACTCCGACGACGCGTCGGCGACGGTGATCGTTCAGGGCCTCGCCATCACCGGTGGCGGGCTCGCGGTCGGATTCCTGGTGTTCGCACTGGGTCTGATCGCCGCGGGTGCGTTCTTCGTGATCCGCCGACGCCGCACGGCCGAGTAG
- a CDS encoding helix-turn-helix transcriptional regulator, translating into MSSYISAVSEAALTEALDSGDEDAVAAALTLHVWPLLNAHYDAFEQAFRSLPVTVRARHFPLEALGQLAMVAGSQRAREVLLFDHRRVAAKEAGGIHFVQLLAARLAGDYSAANRSASRLADWSRAAEAEGLVADGPAAFFMAQSGFTELLNGRTATAVRRFGQARRMAATATLHDSERDALGKSALAHIVRGSIASARQALALAQEHPVRAPTVFQRFSASTERAARALIAVEQQNDAASALAPLTLLESADELWPFKLLALARDALARESPLEALEFVTVAQSTQLIPARSLASDAVTALRVDAFLAMDQPLAASRVSDNDETGILTRLARMRVAIRSGDRERARRLSTVIVSDPDATPHVQLESRLLLAWADVLDEASLSPATAAMATAYAAQGGARLFTGVPGYVLEALRGLVRDPDSIPLSESSTLTVGQALLRHPLTHRERRVLVAASTSASLAEMAVELKVSRNTVKTQLSSLYRKLGVGSRADAVAAATRLGLLGTTPLIDPDDV; encoded by the coding sequence ATGTCGTCGTACATCAGCGCCGTCTCCGAAGCGGCGCTCACCGAAGCGCTGGACTCGGGCGACGAGGATGCCGTCGCTGCTGCACTCACCCTGCACGTGTGGCCCTTGCTCAACGCCCACTACGACGCCTTCGAGCAGGCCTTCCGATCACTGCCCGTGACGGTGCGTGCCCGGCACTTCCCCCTCGAAGCGCTCGGGCAGCTCGCGATGGTGGCCGGGTCGCAGCGCGCCCGCGAGGTGCTGCTCTTCGATCATCGCCGGGTCGCGGCGAAGGAGGCCGGTGGCATCCACTTCGTGCAGCTCCTCGCCGCACGGCTCGCCGGCGACTACTCCGCGGCGAACCGATCGGCTTCCCGCCTCGCCGACTGGAGTCGTGCGGCGGAGGCCGAGGGCCTCGTCGCCGACGGGCCGGCAGCGTTCTTCATGGCGCAGAGCGGGTTCACCGAGCTGCTGAACGGACGCACGGCGACGGCCGTCCGCCGATTCGGACAGGCCCGGCGGATGGCGGCGACCGCCACGCTGCACGACAGCGAACGTGACGCTCTCGGCAAGTCCGCGCTCGCGCACATCGTGCGCGGATCGATCGCCAGCGCTCGGCAGGCCCTCGCGCTGGCCCAGGAACACCCGGTGCGCGCCCCCACCGTCTTCCAGCGCTTCTCGGCGAGCACGGAGCGCGCAGCACGGGCACTCATCGCCGTCGAGCAGCAGAACGACGCCGCGTCGGCGCTCGCGCCCCTTACGCTTCTGGAGTCCGCCGACGAACTCTGGCCGTTCAAGCTGCTCGCCCTCGCGCGTGACGCCCTCGCCCGCGAGTCCCCCCTCGAAGCGCTCGAGTTCGTTACGGTCGCGCAGTCGACCCAGCTCATCCCCGCGCGCTCCCTCGCCTCCGACGCGGTGACGGCGCTGCGGGTCGACGCGTTCCTCGCGATGGATCAGCCCCTCGCCGCATCGCGCGTGAGCGACAACGACGAGACCGGCATCCTCACCCGTCTCGCGCGCATGCGCGTGGCCATCCGCTCGGGCGATCGGGAACGCGCTCGCCGCCTCAGCACGGTGATCGTCTCCGACCCTGATGCCACCCCGCACGTGCAGCTCGAGTCGCGTCTGCTGCTCGCCTGGGCCGATGTGCTCGACGAGGCCTCGCTGAGCCCCGCGACGGCCGCGATGGCCACCGCCTATGCGGCGCAGGGCGGGGCGCGCCTGTTCACGGGGGTGCCGGGGTACGTGCTCGAGGCGTTGCGCGGACTCGTGCGCGACCCCGACTCGATCCCGCTCTCCGAGTCGTCGACGCTGACGGTCGGTCAAGCTCTGCTGCGGCATCCGCTCACGCATCGAGAACGACGCGTGCTGGTTGCCGCGTCGACGTCGGCCTCGCTCGCCGAGATGGCCGTCGAGCTCAAGGTCTCGCGCAACACGGTCAAGACGCAGCTCTCGTCGCTGTACCGAAAGCTCGGCGTCGGATCGCGGGCGGATGCCGTCGCCGCCGCGACCCGTTTGGGGCTGCTGGGAACGACCCCCCTCATCGATCCAGACGACGTGTGA